In the Rhodothermales bacterium genome, GCGATGCGAACCTGCTGGTCCATTTCGCGCGCCAGAGCGATGGGCAAAGCGCCGCCGTAGCGAAAGGAGTCGCCGGCGATGCCGTCCTCGACGGACTCTACACCGGTCCCAAAGCCGCGCTACGGCCCATTCACGATCGGCTGCTCGAGGTGCTGCGCGATCTGGGTGATTTCGAGGAGGCGCCCAAGAAGACGTACGTCAGTTACCGGCGCAAGAAGCAGTTTGTGATGATCGGGCCGGCCACGAATACGCGGGTGGAGGTCGGGCTGAACATGAAAGGCCTCGACGCCACGGATCGGCTGCTGGCGTTGCCGGCCGGGCAGATGTGCAATTACAAGGTGAAACTCACCGACGCCGGCGAGGTCGATGCCGACCTGATCGACTGGATCCGG is a window encoding:
- a CDS encoding DUF4287 domain-containing protein — translated: MATQLANMETRTGKTLDELKAIVHASGLSKHGELVAMLKTTLGMGHGDANLLVHFARQSDGQSAAVAKGVAGDAVLDGLYTGPKAALRPIHDRLLEVLRDLGDFEEAPKKTYVSYRRKKQFVMIGPATNTRVEVGLNMKGLDATDRLLALPAGQMCNYKVKLTDAGEVDADLIDWIRTAYESAG